Proteins from a single region of Thermotoga maritima MSB8:
- the mgt gene encoding 4-alpha-glucanotransferase, with protein MIGYQIYVRSFRDGNLDGVGDFRGLKNAVSYLKELGIDFVWLMPVFSSISFHGYDVVDFYSFKAEYGSEREFKEMIEAFHDSGIKVVLDLPIHHTGFLHTWFQKALKGDPHYRDYYVWANKETDLDERREWDGEKIWHPLEDGRFYRGLFGPFSPDLNYDNPQVFDEMKRLVLHLLDMGVDGFRFDAAKHMRDTIEQNVRFWKYFLSDLKGIFLAEIWAEARMVDEHGRIFGYMLNFDTSHCIKEAVWKENTRVLIESIERAVIGKDYLPVNFTSNHDMSRLASFEGGFSKEKIKLSISILFTLPGVPLVFYGDELGMKGVYQKPNTEVVLDPFPWNESMCVEGQTFWKWPAYNGPFSGISVEYQKRDPDSILSHTLGWTRFRKENQWIDRAKLEFLCKEDKFLVYRLYDDQHSLKVFHNLSGEEVVFEGVKMKPYKTEVV; from the coding sequence ATGATAGGCTATCAGATCTACGTGAGATCTTTCAGGGATGGAAACCTCGACGGTGTGGGAGATTTCAGGGGATTGAAAAACGCTGTTTCCTACCTGAAAGAACTGGGGATTGACTTTGTCTGGCTCATGCCTGTTTTTTCCTCCATATCTTTTCACGGGTACGACGTGGTGGATTTTTATTCTTTCAAAGCTGAGTACGGTAGTGAGAGAGAGTTCAAAGAGATGATCGAGGCATTCCACGACAGCGGAATAAAAGTCGTTCTTGACCTTCCCATCCATCACACAGGCTTTCTCCACACGTGGTTCCAGAAGGCGCTGAAAGGAGATCCACACTACAGAGATTACTACGTATGGGCAAACAAAGAGACGGATCTGGACGAAAGAAGAGAGTGGGATGGAGAAAAGATCTGGCATCCCCTGGAAGATGGGAGGTTCTACAGAGGGCTCTTTGGACCTTTCTCACCCGACTTGAACTACGACAACCCGCAGGTATTCGATGAAATGAAAAGACTGGTTCTCCACCTTCTCGATATGGGAGTGGATGGTTTCAGGTTCGATGCAGCAAAGCACATGAGAGATACGATCGAACAGAATGTTCGCTTCTGGAAGTACTTTCTTTCCGATTTGAAGGGCATCTTCCTCGCAGAGATATGGGCAGAGGCCAGAATGGTGGATGAACACGGCAGAATATTTGGCTACATGCTCAACTTTGACACATCCCACTGTATAAAGGAAGCTGTATGGAAAGAGAACACAAGAGTTCTGATAGAGTCGATCGAAAGGGCCGTTATCGGCAAAGACTACCTCCCGGTGAATTTTACTTCGAATCACGACATGTCGAGGCTTGCAAGCTTTGAAGGAGGCTTCAGCAAAGAAAAGATCAAACTTTCGATTTCCATTCTTTTCACTCTCCCGGGAGTTCCTCTCGTGTTCTATGGGGATGAGCTTGGAATGAAGGGAGTTTACCAGAAACCGAACACAGAAGTCGTCCTGGATCCGTTCCCGTGGAACGAGAGTATGTGCGTTGAGGGACAGACCTTCTGGAAGTGGCCCGCGTACAACGGGCCTTTCTCTGGTATCTCCGTAGAATACCAGAAGAGAGATCCCGATTCGATTCTTTCACACACTCTGGGATGGACGAGATTCAGAAAGGAAAACCAGTGGATCGATCGGGCAAAGCTCGAATTTTTGTGTAAAGAGGACAAGTTTCTTGTGTACAGACTCTACGATGATCAGCATTCTTTGAAGGTGTTTCACAATCTTTCAGGGGAAGAGGTTGTCTTTGAGGGAGTTAAAATGAAGCCTTACAAAACGGAGGTGGTTTGA
- a CDS encoding deoxyribonuclease IV, whose product MIKIGAHMPISKGFDRVPQDTVNIGGNSFQIFPHNARSWSAKLPSDEAATKFKREMKKHGIDWENAFCHSGYLINLASPKDDIWQKSVELLKKEVEICRKLGIRYLNIHPGSHLGTGEEEGIDRIVRGLNEVLNNTEGVVILLENVSQKGGNIGYKLEQLKKIRDLVDQRDRVAITYDTCHGFDSGYDITKKEGVEALLNEIESLFGLERLKMIHLNDSKYPLGAAKDRHERIGSGFIGEEGFAVFFSFKEIQEVPWILETPGGNEEHAEDIKKVFEIIEKFGIEVD is encoded by the coding sequence ATGATAAAAATAGGAGCTCACATGCCCATCTCGAAAGGATTTGACAGGGTACCACAAGACACAGTGAACATAGGGGGGAACTCCTTCCAGATATTTCCTCACAACGCTCGCTCCTGGAGTGCAAAACTCCCTTCTGACGAGGCCGCCACGAAATTCAAAAGGGAGATGAAAAAACACGGTATCGACTGGGAAAACGCGTTTTGTCACAGTGGATACCTCATAAATCTCGCCAGTCCAAAGGATGACATTTGGCAGAAATCTGTTGAACTTTTGAAAAAAGAAGTGGAAATTTGCAGAAAGCTGGGTATAAGGTATCTGAACATTCACCCCGGAAGCCACCTCGGAACTGGAGAGGAAGAGGGAATAGACAGAATAGTAAGAGGTCTGAACGAAGTGCTGAACAACACCGAAGGTGTGGTGATTCTTCTTGAAAACGTTTCTCAAAAAGGAGGAAATATCGGTTACAAATTGGAACAGCTGAAGAAGATCAGAGATCTCGTCGATCAAAGAGATCGTGTGGCCATCACCTACGATACGTGTCACGGGTTCGACTCTGGATACGACATCACAAAAAAGGAGGGTGTCGAAGCCCTTCTCAACGAGATAGAGAGCCTGTTCGGTCTGGAAAGACTCAAGATGATACACCTGAACGATTCTAAATACCCCCTCGGTGCGGCAAAAGACAGGCACGAAAGAATAGGAAGCGGATTCATAGGTGAAGAAGGTTTTGCCGTATTTTTCTCCTTCAAAGAGATCCAGGAAGTTCCATGGATCCTGGAAACCCCTGGTGGAAACGAAGAGCACGCGGAGGATATAAAGAAAGTGTTTGAGATCATAGAAAAATTCGGTATAGAGGTCGATTGA
- a CDS encoding Rqc2 family fibronectin-binding protein has protein sequence MPFDGLLLHKAVRELKELEGEHLRQIYQPTTVDYYFLFRSATVRVCLRPDVSHVAIAEKEEASEKMPSSFTMLLRKELKGAKLLKVEQIGMDRTLRFSFEKFDEIEGIVQKDLYIEIMGIHSNMILVRDRRIIDAHRRIVTKKREILPGREFVIFPSGKVSIFELRELPPESEKTIRNVLLSLLEGFSPVSVEELIHRTGYELDTPWKAVDQRKILEVLEEIKKELELPGVFVYYEASHPVEVSAFRFTMLSLKERYFEKPSEGINEFVRWKEEKSTFENTKNRFIKVVVNRIEDLEDLEEKLSRELSEAEKAERYKKLGDLIVQNLWSIKGKSGEVELTDWETNEKIVVDVGKDPAQTAQKFYNTYKKLQRKKEQVEKRLEEIQREKEYLYQLWQTIEDAEDLETLEEIEEEMREFGLLKERKTKKQKSKKTRFREVYYGGFKILIGRNNKQNDELVRTSSKEDLWFHAHEMPGAHVVVKTEGKKVPQEVVEYAASLAAGYSKGKNSGKVPVDYTFIKYVRKPKGFKPGMVIYKNYKTILVEPRRIEG, from the coding sequence ATGCCCTTCGATGGGTTGCTTTTGCACAAAGCAGTCCGAGAGTTAAAGGAACTCGAAGGAGAACACTTGAGGCAGATTTATCAACCAACGACGGTTGATTATTATTTTCTTTTCAGAAGTGCGACCGTTCGGGTGTGTTTGAGACCCGATGTTTCCCATGTAGCGATCGCTGAAAAAGAAGAGGCATCGGAGAAGATGCCCTCTTCGTTCACGATGCTTCTGAGAAAGGAACTGAAAGGTGCGAAACTTCTAAAGGTAGAACAAATTGGGATGGACAGAACACTGCGGTTTTCCTTCGAGAAATTCGATGAGATAGAGGGAATCGTTCAAAAAGATCTCTACATCGAAATAATGGGGATCCACTCGAACATGATACTGGTCAGAGATAGGAGGATCATTGACGCACACAGACGCATTGTAACGAAAAAGAGAGAAATCCTCCCCGGCAGGGAGTTCGTGATTTTTCCCTCCGGAAAGGTTTCCATTTTTGAATTGAGAGAGCTTCCACCAGAGAGTGAAAAAACGATCCGAAACGTTCTCCTTTCACTTCTCGAAGGCTTCTCTCCCGTCTCCGTGGAAGAGCTGATCCACAGAACCGGCTACGAACTGGATACTCCGTGGAAGGCTGTGGATCAAAGGAAGATACTCGAAGTTCTTGAGGAGATAAAAAAGGAGCTGGAACTCCCGGGGGTGTTTGTCTACTACGAAGCTTCACACCCTGTGGAAGTTTCTGCTTTTAGGTTTACTATGCTGAGCCTCAAAGAAAGGTACTTTGAAAAACCCTCCGAGGGTATCAACGAATTTGTGAGATGGAAAGAAGAAAAATCCACCTTTGAAAACACCAAAAATCGTTTTATCAAAGTGGTTGTGAATAGAATTGAAGATCTGGAGGATCTTGAAGAAAAACTTTCGAGGGAACTTTCCGAAGCAGAGAAAGCCGAAAGATACAAAAAACTCGGCGATCTCATCGTTCAGAACCTCTGGAGTATAAAGGGAAAATCCGGAGAGGTCGAACTCACGGACTGGGAGACAAACGAAAAGATCGTTGTGGATGTGGGAAAAGATCCTGCCCAGACGGCTCAGAAGTTCTACAATACCTACAAAAAACTGCAGAGAAAGAAAGAACAGGTAGAAAAACGGCTCGAAGAGATACAGCGGGAAAAAGAGTATCTCTATCAGCTGTGGCAGACGATCGAAGACGCGGAAGATCTGGAAACACTCGAAGAGATAGAAGAAGAAATGAGAGAATTTGGACTCCTGAAAGAGAGGAAAACGAAAAAACAAAAATCAAAGAAAACCCGTTTCAGAGAGGTGTACTACGGCGGGTTCAAAATTCTCATAGGAAGAAACAACAAACAGAACGATGAACTCGTGAGAACTTCCTCGAAGGAGGACCTGTGGTTCCACGCTCACGAGATGCCGGGAGCCCACGTTGTGGTGAAGACAGAAGGAAAGAAGGTGCCTCAGGAAGTCGTGGAATATGCGGCGAGTCTCGCGGCCGGTTACTCGAAGGGAAAAAACTCCGGAAAAGTGCCGGTCGATTACACATTCATAAAATATGTAAGAAAACCTAAGGGTTTCAAACCCGGTATGGTGATATACAAGAACTACAAAACCATTCTTGTTGAGCCAAGGAGGATAGAGGGATGA